One window of Sphingomonas sp. KC8 genomic DNA carries:
- the mtgA gene encoding monofunctional biosynthetic peptidoglycan transglycosylase, which yields MARTKSARKRKPAGQSWPRRILRWSIRGAIAFIAGSLLWVLIYKFVPPPVTFTMLGNAIDGRGITKDWMSLSRMDPDMARAAIGGEDWNFCSHHGFDFKAIQQAMAENADGGRIRGGSTISQQTAKNAFLWQGGGYFRKGLEAWFTVLIELIWGKQRIMEVYLNIAETGIGTYGANAAAIRYFKHDASRLTATEAARIAAVLPLPKKREATAPTGFTRRHGNRIAGRIGVVQRSGFDRCLR from the coding sequence ATGGCACGCACGAAATCGGCACGAAAACGGAAACCCGCCGGGCAATCCTGGCCGCGGCGCATCCTGCGCTGGAGCATCCGGGGCGCCATCGCCTTCATCGCCGGATCACTTCTGTGGGTGCTGATCTACAAATTCGTGCCGCCACCCGTCACCTTCACCATGCTTGGCAACGCGATCGACGGACGCGGCATCACCAAGGACTGGATGAGCCTGTCGCGGATGGACCCGGATATGGCCCGCGCCGCGATCGGCGGCGAGGACTGGAATTTCTGTTCGCACCACGGCTTCGATTTCAAGGCGATCCAGCAGGCGATGGCCGAAAACGCCGACGGCGGCCGTATTCGCGGCGGATCGACGATCAGCCAGCAGACCGCCAAGAACGCCTTTTTGTGGCAGGGCGGCGGCTATTTCCGCAAAGGGCTGGAAGCGTGGTTCACCGTCCTGATCGAACTGATCTGGGGCAAGCAGCGGATCATGGAAGTCTATCTCAATATCGCCGAAACCGGCATCGGCACCTATGGCGCAAACGCCGCCGCGATCCGCTATTTCAAGCATGATGCGTCCCGGCTGACGGCAACCGAGGCCGCCCGCATCGCCGCCGTCCTGCCATTGCCCAAAAAGCGCGAGGCCACCGCCCCCACCGGTTTCACCCGTCGCCATGGCAACAGGATCGCCGGTCGCATTGGCGTGGTCCAGCGCAGCGGCTTCGATCGCTGTTTGCGCTAG
- a CDS encoding NAD-dependent deacylase: MRDISNIVILTGAGVSAESGLATFRGPDGLWEGHRVEDICTPQALARDPVLVQTFYDARRAALATVEPNAAHRALARLDAEWTGDLLIVTQNVDDLHERAGAVRMLHMHGELKSALCRRCGGRAPWATDLIDGPACGACGQAGGLRPDIVFFGEMPYQMERIEAALEDADLFVSIGTSGAVYPAAGFVQTARHYGAQTLELNLDPSAGSHFFHETRIGPASQLVVEWVDELLDG, translated from the coding sequence ATGCGGGACATATCGAACATCGTGATCCTCACTGGCGCCGGCGTTTCGGCGGAGAGCGGGCTGGCTACTTTTCGCGGGCCGGATGGGCTGTGGGAAGGGCACCGGGTGGAGGATATCTGCACGCCACAGGCACTGGCACGCGATCCGGTGCTGGTGCAGACATTCTATGATGCGCGCCGGGCGGCGCTGGCGACGGTGGAACCGAACGCTGCCCACCGGGCGTTGGCGCGGCTGGATGCGGAATGGACGGGCGATCTGCTGATCGTCACCCAGAATGTCGATGATCTGCACGAGCGGGCAGGCGCCGTACGGATGCTGCACATGCATGGCGAATTGAAATCGGCCTTGTGCCGGCGATGCGGCGGGCGGGCGCCATGGGCAACGGATTTGATTGATGGACCGGCCTGTGGGGCGTGCGGGCAGGCCGGTGGGCTGCGGCCGGACATCGTGTTCTTTGGGGAAATGCCCTACCAGATGGAGCGGATCGAAGCGGCGCTGGAGGATGCGGACCTGTTCGTTTCAATCGGCACGTCGGGCGCTGTGTATCCGGCTGCGGGCTTTGTGCAGACCGCGCGGCATTATGGCGCGCAGACGCTGGAGTTGAACCTCGATCCGTCGGCCGGCAGCCATTTTTTCCACGAAACGCGGATCGGGCCGGCAAGCCAACTGGTGGTCGAATGGGTGGACGAGTTGCTGGACGGGTAG
- the dapB gene encoding 4-hydroxy-tetrahydrodipicolinate reductase encodes MTKIGIIGAGGRMGRAIAAAAVDAKAIVAGGIDRPGVTADDLGSVTLLADATALAAASDAMVDFSSPSALAAHLDAAVAAGTPIVIGTTGLEPAHHALIDKAAKSVAVLQAFNTSLGVNLLAHLVQEAAARLGTDWDIEIVEMHHRHKVDAPSGTGLLLGQSAAAGRAVALDDVAVRSRDGITGARPEGAIGFAVLRGGSVAGDHQVVFAGEGERIELGHRAESRAIFAKGAVKAALWLAGRAPGRYTMNDVLGL; translated from the coding sequence ATGACGAAGATCGGCATCATCGGCGCAGGCGGACGCATGGGACGCGCGATCGCGGCGGCGGCTGTCGATGCCAAGGCAATCGTCGCCGGCGGGATCGACCGGCCCGGCGTGACGGCCGATGATCTGGGCAGCGTTACCCTGCTCGCCGATGCCACGGCTCTTGCCGCCGCCAGCGACGCGATGGTCGATTTCTCCTCGCCGTCGGCCCTTGCCGCCCACCTCGACGCCGCCGTCGCCGCCGGCACGCCGATCGTGATCGGCACCACCGGGCTTGAACCCGCGCACCATGCGCTGATCGACAAAGCCGCAAAGTCGGTCGCGGTGCTGCAGGCGTTCAACACCTCGCTTGGCGTCAACCTGCTTGCCCATCTCGTTCAGGAAGCCGCCGCCCGGCTGGGGACGGACTGGGATATCGAAATCGTCGAGATGCACCATCGTCATAAGGTCGATGCGCCATCGGGCACCGGGCTGCTGCTCGGCCAGTCCGCCGCCGCCGGGCGCGCGGTCGCGCTCGATGATGTTGCGGTGCGCAGCCGCGATGGCATCACCGGCGCGCGGCCCGAAGGCGCGATCGGTTTTGCCGTGCTGCGTGGAGGTTCAGTCGCGGGCGATCATCAGGTCGTCTTTGCCGGCGAAGGCGAACGGATCGAACTCGGCCACCGCGCCGAAAGCCGCGCGATCTTCGCCAAGGGTGCGGTGAAGGCGGCGCTGTGGCTCGCCGGTAGGGCGCCCGGCCGCTACACGATGAACGACGTCCTCGGCCTCTGA
- the nth gene encoding endonuclease III: protein MKRDHIFEFYRRLAEDNPTPVTELEYSNPYTLLVAVALSAQSTDIGVNKATRRLFAEVDTPQAMLDLGEDGLREHIKTIGLFNTKAKNVIAAARILVDKYGGEVPRDRAALEELPGVGRKTANVVLNTAFGEETFAVDTHIFRVGNRTGLARGKTPLAVELKLEKATPGPFRRHAHHWLILHGRYICKARRPECWRCPVADLCAFKPKTLSPADAKASA, encoded by the coding sequence ATGAAGCGCGACCATATCTTCGAATTTTATCGGCGGCTGGCGGAAGATAATCCGACGCCGGTGACCGAGCTGGAATATAGCAATCCCTATACCCTTCTCGTCGCCGTCGCGCTTTCCGCCCAGTCGACCGATATCGGCGTCAACAAGGCGACCCGCCGGCTCTTTGCCGAAGTCGATACGCCACAGGCGATGCTCGACCTCGGCGAAGATGGCCTGCGCGAGCACATCAAGACGATCGGCCTGTTCAACACCAAGGCCAAGAACGTCATCGCAGCCGCACGCATCCTCGTCGACAAATATGGCGGCGAAGTGCCCCGCGATCGCGCAGCACTCGAAGAATTGCCGGGTGTCGGCCGCAAGACCGCCAACGTCGTACTCAACACCGCGTTCGGCGAAGAAACCTTCGCCGTCGACACGCACATCTTCCGCGTCGGCAACCGCACCGGCCTTGCCAGGGGGAAAACCCCGCTCGCCGTCGAACTCAAGCTGGAAAAAGCAACGCCGGGGCCGTTCCGTCGCCATGCGCACCATTGGTTAATCCTGCATGGTCGTTATATATGCAAGGCCCGCCGCCCGGAATGCTGGCGCTGCCCGGTCGCGGATTTGTGCGCGTTCAAGCCGAAGACGTTGTCGCCGGCCGATGCCAAGGCCAGCGCCTGA
- a CDS encoding AAA family ATPase, with translation MARADHLVSLVRASVSGDRETLRAAAEAIVADERAKKHHILADRIERALSTVPVTPPPLTTSQPQIGPGRDAIIEVEPRIRFDDLLLPLPARENGRQLIEEHVRADILRAHSYEPRHRVLLSGPPGNGKTSFAEAIAESLALPFFVVRYDALIGSYLGETNARLRKLFDYVRTQPSVLFFDEFDAIGKERGDTHETGEIKRVVSFLLMQLDQLPSYVIVIAATNHAELLDRAVWRRFQMRLAFPAPDRKMIEVFLDRIISGWPEAPRLSLQKIAAKLGQTSYAEALDFCQNVRRRQILGLGEIGIDDALAKELDLWASRVRPELIDAKRSDEASAEVDARPAKAASRRRSTVSPTA, from the coding sequence ATGGCACGCGCGGATCATCTCGTTTCACTCGTTCGAGCCAGTGTTTCTGGCGACCGTGAGACGTTGCGCGCGGCGGCTGAGGCAATCGTTGCCGACGAGCGCGCTAAGAAGCATCATATCCTCGCGGACCGCATCGAGCGCGCTCTGTCGACCGTTCCGGTCACGCCGCCGCCGCTCACTACCTCCCAACCCCAGATCGGGCCGGGGCGCGATGCGATCATCGAGGTCGAGCCCCGAATCCGGTTTGACGACCTCCTACTCCCGCTCCCTGCGCGCGAGAATGGGCGCCAGCTCATCGAGGAGCATGTGCGCGCTGACATTCTGCGGGCGCACAGCTACGAGCCGCGGCATCGCGTCCTGCTTTCGGGGCCGCCCGGTAACGGAAAGACATCCTTTGCCGAAGCCATTGCCGAATCTCTCGCGCTGCCCTTCTTCGTGGTGCGTTACGATGCGCTGATCGGCAGCTACCTTGGCGAAACAAATGCGCGCCTTCGCAAGCTTTTCGATTATGTCCGAACGCAGCCTAGCGTGCTGTTCTTCGATGAATTCGACGCGATCGGCAAAGAGCGTGGCGACACCCACGAAACCGGCGAGATCAAGCGTGTAGTGTCTTTCCTGCTCATGCAGCTCGACCAGCTCCCTTCTTACGTGATCGTGATCGCGGCAACCAATCATGCCGAGTTGCTAGACCGCGCCGTTTGGCGCCGCTTCCAGATGCGGCTCGCTTTCCCGGCACCCGACCGCAAGATGATCGAAGTCTTTCTGGACCGCATCATTTCGGGATGGCCCGAAGCGCCGCGCTTATCTTTACAAAAGATCGCTGCCAAACTTGGACAAACCAGCTACGCTGAGGCGTTGGATTTCTGCCAGAATGTTCGGCGCAGACAAATATTGGGCTTGGGGGAGATCGGCATTGATGATGCGCTCGCGAAGGAACTTGACCTCTGGGCGTCGCGAGTGCGGCCTGAACTGATAGATGCCAAGCGATCCGACGAAGCCTCTGCTGAGGTTGACGCCCGACCAGCCAAGGCAGCGTCCCGCCGGCGCAGCACGGTTTCCCCGACCGCCTGA